One Pullulanibacillus sp. KACC 23026 DNA segment encodes these proteins:
- a CDS encoding SGNH/GDSL hydrolase family protein, with translation MANEKVIVFQGDSVTDCGRNYKDPYELGKGYAMIAASLLAASDTDTSYTFYNRGISGNRVKDLRARWEEDCIALKPDVVSILIGINDCWRRYDQNDPTSTEQFESGYRELLEHTKQTGAEILLLEPFVLPYPVDREAWREDLDPKIQVVRKLAREFQAPLVPLDGLFASKLYDKPAPFWAEDGVHPTYAGHAIIAKAWRDAYQKLENRAD, from the coding sequence ATGGCAAACGAAAAAGTGATTGTCTTCCAAGGGGATAGTGTGACGGATTGCGGCCGCAACTATAAGGATCCCTATGAACTAGGAAAAGGATATGCGATGATAGCGGCATCGCTTTTGGCTGCAAGCGATACAGACACATCCTATACTTTTTATAATAGAGGAATCAGCGGCAATCGAGTTAAAGATCTAAGAGCGCGCTGGGAGGAGGATTGCATCGCTCTTAAACCAGATGTTGTCTCCATTTTAATTGGCATAAATGATTGCTGGCGCCGCTACGACCAAAACGATCCTACTTCCACCGAACAGTTTGAGTCGGGTTATCGAGAGCTTCTTGAACATACGAAGCAAACTGGAGCTGAAATTTTGTTGCTTGAACCTTTTGTCCTTCCTTATCCTGTGGACCGCGAAGCTTGGCGAGAGGACCTCGATCCAAAAATCCAGGTAGTAAGAAAGCTGGCACGTGAGTTTCAAGCCCCTTTGGTTCCATTAGACGGACTCTTTGCTTCTAAGCTATATGACAAACCTGCACCTTTCTGGGCTGAGGATGGTGTTCATCCCACTTATGCGGGCCATGCCATAATCGCTAAGGCGTGGCGGGATGCTTACCAAAAGCTGGAGAACCGGGCCGATTGA
- a CDS encoding aldehyde dehydrogenase family protein, which translates to MESNTLAISQRLQDFLVGTKKMYINGEWVESVSGKTFDTLNPATGEVLATLYEAGPEDVDRAVQAAREAFDNGPWSKISAAERSRLIYKLADLMEDHKEELAQLDSLDNGKPIRETTNADVPLAIEHFRYYAGWSTKITGQTIPVAGSYFNYTRHEPVGVVGQIIPWNFPLLMAAWKLGAALATGCTVVLKPAEQTPLSALYLAQLAEEAGIPNGVLNVIPGFGETAGAPLVSHPKVNKIAFTGSTEVGKLIMSEASRTLKRVTLELGGKSPNIILPDADMSRAIPGALSGIMFNQGQVCCAGSRLFIQKKAFDNVVADLVTHSKSIKQGEGLHPETEMGPLVSKEQQNRVVNYINQGKAEGAELLTGGTFSERGYFVEPTIFADVDDNMTISKEEIFGPVVCALPFDDLDEVIERANNTEYGLAAGLWTENVKQAHYVANKIKAGTVWVNCYNVFDAASPFGGYKASGIGREMGSYALNNYTEVKSVWINMD; encoded by the coding sequence ATGGAATCGAACACGCTTGCGATTAGTCAACGTCTTCAAGACTTCTTAGTAGGTACGAAAAAGATGTACATTAATGGTGAATGGGTTGAATCGGTCTCGGGAAAAACATTTGATACTTTGAACCCGGCAACAGGAGAAGTGCTAGCGACCCTTTACGAAGCAGGGCCTGAGGATGTCGATCGGGCTGTTCAGGCAGCGCGAGAGGCATTTGATAATGGTCCTTGGTCGAAAATAAGTGCCGCCGAAAGAAGCCGGTTAATTTATAAGCTGGCGGACCTAATGGAAGACCACAAAGAAGAACTGGCCCAATTGGATAGTCTCGATAATGGGAAGCCGATTCGTGAAACCACGAATGCGGATGTACCGCTTGCAATCGAGCATTTCCGTTACTATGCCGGATGGTCCACCAAAATTACAGGTCAAACCATTCCTGTAGCTGGTTCGTATTTTAACTACACGCGTCATGAGCCTGTTGGGGTTGTCGGGCAAATTATCCCTTGGAATTTCCCGCTCCTTATGGCAGCGTGGAAGCTTGGTGCAGCACTTGCAACCGGCTGTACAGTTGTCTTAAAACCAGCAGAGCAAACACCTCTTTCAGCTCTTTATCTCGCTCAATTGGCTGAAGAAGCCGGTATTCCTAATGGTGTGCTGAATGTCATTCCTGGTTTTGGTGAAACAGCAGGAGCCCCTCTGGTCAGCCATCCAAAAGTGAACAAAATTGCATTTACTGGTTCGACGGAAGTTGGAAAGCTCATCATGTCAGAAGCCAGCCGAACGCTTAAGCGGGTCACACTTGAACTTGGCGGAAAATCACCAAACATCATTTTACCAGATGCGGATATGTCTCGTGCGATTCCAGGTGCTCTATCGGGTATTATGTTTAACCAGGGCCAAGTGTGCTGCGCCGGTTCCCGTCTTTTTATTCAGAAAAAGGCGTTTGACAATGTCGTGGCCGATCTTGTGACCCACTCCAAATCCATTAAGCAAGGTGAAGGCTTACATCCTGAAACGGAAATGGGACCACTTGTATCTAAAGAGCAGCAAAATCGTGTGGTCAATTATATTAATCAGGGGAAGGCAGAAGGGGCTGAGCTTTTAACAGGGGGAACGTTCTCTGAGCGAGGCTATTTTGTGGAGCCAACCATTTTTGCTGATGTCGATGATAATATGACAATCAGTAAGGAAGAAATCTTTGGACCAGTTGTCTGTGCCTTGCCTTTTGATGATCTTGACGAGGTGATTGAACGGGCAAACAATACAGAATACGGGCTAGCTGCGGGTCTATGGACGGAAAATGTGAAACAGGCACATTATGTGGCAAATAAAATTAAAGCAGGTACGGTTTGGGTGAACTGCTACAATGTATTTGATGCCGCAAGTCCATTTGGCGGGTACAAAGCATCAGGAATTGGCCGGGAAATGGGTTCCTATGCGCTTAACAATTACACAGAAGTCAAAAGCGTTTGGATTAACATGGATTAA
- a CDS encoding CpsB/CapC family capsule biosynthesis tyrosine phosphatase, with amino-acid sequence MIDIHNHILPNLDDGPQAVEDALEMARSAFSQGITQIVATPHHNHPMFNNPRSKVLEAVDFLNDQLKREAMDLSILPGQECRISGEIIEDYQNAEILSVNENGKYLLIEFPSNHVPRYTERLFYDIQVSGLIPVIVHPERNSEIIQNPDRLYELVKGGALSQVTAGSLIGNFGKKIGRFSLQLVESGLSHIVGSDAHNVTTRGFCLREAYETIEDQFGIGLRMEFEENANLMVQGEALYLQPPTPIRQKRFLGLF; translated from the coding sequence TTGATTGATATTCATAATCATATCCTGCCGAACCTAGATGATGGGCCACAGGCTGTAGAGGACGCACTTGAAATGGCCCGTTCGGCTTTCAGTCAAGGGATTACTCAAATCGTGGCAACCCCTCATCATAATCACCCAATGTTTAACAACCCGCGTTCAAAAGTTCTAGAAGCGGTTGATTTCTTAAATGATCAATTAAAGCGAGAAGCAATGGATTTGTCGATACTTCCCGGCCAAGAATGTCGAATTTCCGGGGAAATAATCGAAGACTATCAAAATGCTGAGATTCTTTCTGTTAATGAAAATGGGAAATATCTCCTCATTGAGTTCCCGTCTAATCATGTTCCTCGCTATACGGAACGTCTTTTTTATGATATTCAGGTGTCCGGATTGATTCCAGTCATTGTACATCCGGAACGTAACAGTGAAATTATTCAAAACCCTGACCGTTTATATGAATTAGTAAAGGGTGGCGCTTTGTCACAGGTGACGGCTGGGAGCCTAATTGGGAATTTTGGTAAGAAGATTGGCCGCTTTTCACTCCAACTGGTAGAGAGTGGTTTAAGCCATATCGTTGGATCAGATGCACACAATGTAACCACAAGGGGCTTCTGCTTAAGAGAGGCCTATGAAACGATTGAGGATCAATTTGGAATTGGGTTGAGAATGGAATTCGAGGAAAACGCTAATTTGATGGTACAAGGCGAGGCCCTCTATTTACAACCTCCAACCCCTATCAGACAAAAACGTTTTTTAGGCCTTTTCTAA
- the galE gene encoding UDP-glucose 4-epimerase GalE, which translates to MAILVTGGAGYIGSHTCVELLEAGYEVIVLDNFSNSVPEALNRVKDITGKSVKVYELDLLDRIGMEAIFEDNEIEAVVHFAGLKAVGESVAEPLRYYHNNITGTLILTETMQKFGVKKLVFSSSATVYGTAETVPLTEDTPLGATNPYGWSKLMIEQILRDLYVSDKGWGIALLRYFNPIGAHKSGRIGEDPNGIPNNLVPYIAQVAVGKRPHLNVFGNDYSTKDGTGVRDYIHVVDLAKGHIKALEKVATSPGVDAYNLGTGNGYSVLEIIAAFEKASGKTIPYQIVDRRPGDIAVSFADPQKAKKELGWSAELGLEEMCEDTWRWQSQNENGYKE; encoded by the coding sequence ATGGCTATTTTAGTAACAGGTGGCGCTGGTTATATTGGCAGCCACACATGTGTCGAATTATTAGAAGCAGGGTATGAAGTGATTGTTCTGGATAATTTTTCAAATAGTGTTCCTGAAGCATTGAACAGAGTAAAAGACATTACGGGGAAATCGGTAAAGGTTTATGAGCTGGACCTACTCGATCGAATTGGCATGGAGGCCATTTTTGAAGATAATGAGATAGAGGCTGTTGTTCATTTTGCTGGCTTAAAGGCGGTTGGTGAATCTGTAGCTGAGCCGCTAAGATACTACCACAATAATATAACCGGAACGCTGATTCTCACTGAAACCATGCAAAAGTTTGGTGTAAAAAAATTGGTCTTCAGTTCATCGGCAACGGTTTACGGGACGGCAGAAACGGTTCCCCTCACAGAAGATACACCGCTTGGGGCAACGAATCCGTACGGCTGGTCAAAGCTTATGATTGAACAAATCCTTAGAGATTTATATGTTTCAGATAAGGGTTGGGGCATTGCCTTGCTTCGCTATTTTAATCCAATTGGGGCGCACAAAAGCGGTCGGATTGGCGAGGATCCAAATGGCATACCGAATAATTTGGTTCCTTACATTGCCCAAGTGGCCGTTGGCAAACGCCCTCATTTAAATGTATTTGGCAATGATTATTCCACCAAAGACGGAACAGGTGTCAGAGATTATATTCATGTGGTAGATTTGGCGAAAGGTCATATAAAAGCACTTGAGAAAGTAGCGACCTCGCCTGGTGTAGATGCCTATAATCTTGGAACGGGAAACGGCTATAGCGTACTTGAGATTATAGCAGCTTTCGAGAAGGCTTCAGGCAAAACGATTCCTTACCAAATCGTTGATCGCAGACCGGGAGATATTGCAGTCAGTTTTGCCGATCCACAGAAAGCCAAAAAAGAGTTAGGCTGGTCTGCTGAACTTGGACTAGAAGAAATGTGTGAAGATACTTGGAGATGGCAATCTCAGAATGAAAATGGATATAAAGAATAA
- a CDS encoding aminopeptidase, whose product MENFEVLLERYADLAVKIGVNLQEKQILHISAPTHAAEFVRFVVRKAYEVGALDVIIDWSDEGVIRARYDLAPDESFKSFPDWEVQKLETLVEKGAAFMTVFSQNPDLLTGVDPTRLATWQKTAAEATHSYRNAIMGGKVSRTVVSTPTPEWAKKVFPALSEEEAVEKLWKTIFEVTRVSTPDPIQSWKEHRARLTERLEYLNAQQFKALKYTGEGTDLTLELPERHVWIGGGMETAQGIYCHPNIPTEEVFTAPKKDGVNGVVRSTKPLNYRGSVINDFVITFENGRIVKASAETGEETLENLIETDEGSHYLGEVALVPHQSPISQSGLIFYNTLFDENASCHLAIGTAYSFNIEGGTTMSKEELEAHHINSSLTHVDFMVGSESLNIDAQTQEGEWIPLFRNGNWAG is encoded by the coding sequence ATGGAAAATTTTGAGGTTCTATTAGAACGTTACGCCGATTTGGCTGTTAAAATTGGAGTGAATCTTCAAGAAAAGCAAATCTTACATATTTCAGCCCCAACCCATGCCGCAGAATTCGTACGTTTTGTCGTCAGGAAAGCTTATGAAGTTGGCGCACTTGATGTCATCATTGATTGGTCAGATGAGGGAGTAATCCGAGCCCGTTATGACCTGGCCCCCGATGAGAGTTTTAAGAGCTTTCCAGATTGGGAAGTTCAAAAATTGGAAACCCTCGTTGAAAAAGGAGCTGCCTTCATGACGGTTTTCAGCCAGAATCCTGACCTTTTAACAGGGGTTGATCCAACCCGCCTTGCCACTTGGCAGAAAACAGCCGCGGAGGCGACACATTCCTATAGAAACGCTATCATGGGAGGAAAAGTGAGTCGAACCGTTGTATCCACTCCAACTCCAGAATGGGCAAAAAAAGTATTCCCAGCGCTTTCAGAGGAAGAGGCCGTAGAAAAGCTTTGGAAAACGATCTTTGAGGTGACCCGTGTCTCCACACCTGACCCCATCCAAAGCTGGAAAGAACATCGGGCCCGTTTGACAGAGCGTCTTGAATATTTAAACGCCCAACAATTCAAAGCGCTTAAATATACAGGTGAAGGAACGGATTTAACGCTTGAGCTGCCAGAGCGTCATGTTTGGATCGGCGGCGGGATGGAAACCGCACAAGGCATTTATTGCCATCCAAACATCCCAACCGAGGAAGTGTTTACTGCACCGAAGAAAGATGGTGTAAACGGTGTTGTAAGGAGTACGAAACCACTTAACTATAGAGGCAGTGTCATTAATGATTTCGTCATTACCTTTGAAAATGGACGTATTGTCAAAGCGTCTGCTGAAACAGGTGAAGAAACTTTGGAAAACTTGATTGAAACAGACGAAGGGTCGCATTACCTTGGCGAAGTCGCCCTTGTTCCTCATCAATCTCCCATTTCGCAATCCGGTCTCATTTTTTATAACACACTCTTTGATGAAAACGCTTCTTGCCACCTCGCCATTGGCACGGCCTATTCTTTCAATATAGAAGGCGGTACCACTATGAGCAAGGAAGAATTAGAAGCTCATCACATTAACTCAAGTCTGACACATGTTGACTTCATGGTCGGCTCGGAATCGCTTAACATTGATGCCCAAACACAAGAGGGCGAATGGATTCCTCTCTTTAGAAACGGCAATTGGGCTGGTTAA
- a CDS encoding ROK family protein has product MAIGIDIGGTKTAIGLVNQDGQLIDKHVLKTEGEKPPHEMVALIAKSVDMILNENGCDKGAGLSGIGIGAPGPIDIIKGEVTCPPNLPAWRDTPVVKWMQHYFPNTRIRLENDANAAAVAEKWVGQAQSCDDFVYMTISTGIGGGFYVNSRPVFGYRGNGGEVGHIVVDSSGPLCTCGQRGCFEAIASGTAIQEQGSKLAGRTLTPKEIFERYLEKDPILHPYLTNVFEKIGVGCVTMINLFDPELIVLGGGVTNMGEPLFAAARSYTEKFALNPAGRKTPIVPSGLDQDTGVIGAAALIQAL; this is encoded by the coding sequence ATGGCAATTGGCATTGATATAGGTGGAACAAAAACAGCGATTGGGCTCGTCAATCAGGACGGCCAACTTATAGATAAACACGTTTTGAAGACAGAAGGGGAGAAGCCGCCTCATGAAATGGTGGCGCTTATAGCCAAAAGTGTCGACATGATTCTTAATGAAAATGGTTGTGACAAAGGGGCTGGATTATCCGGGATAGGGATCGGGGCACCGGGACCGATAGACATCATAAAAGGAGAGGTTACCTGTCCGCCTAATCTCCCCGCTTGGCGTGATACCCCTGTGGTGAAGTGGATGCAGCATTATTTCCCGAACACGCGCATTAGGCTAGAAAACGACGCTAACGCAGCAGCGGTTGCAGAGAAGTGGGTCGGGCAAGCCCAATCCTGTGATGACTTTGTCTATATGACGATTAGTACGGGAATTGGCGGCGGGTTTTACGTGAACAGCAGGCCCGTCTTTGGGTATCGAGGAAATGGCGGAGAAGTGGGCCATATTGTGGTGGATTCTTCAGGACCTCTGTGTACGTGCGGACAGCGCGGCTGCTTTGAAGCGATCGCATCTGGGACCGCCATTCAGGAACAAGGGTCTAAGCTTGCCGGACGAACGCTTACACCAAAAGAGATATTTGAACGTTACTTAGAAAAGGATCCGATCCTTCATCCATACTTAACCAATGTGTTTGAAAAAATTGGGGTCGGCTGTGTTACGATGATTAATCTGTTCGACCCAGAATTGATTGTGTTAGGCGGCGGAGTGACCAATATGGGAGAGCCGCTTTTTGCCGCAGCACGATCTTATACAGAAAAATTTGCCTTAAATCCAGCGGGCAGGAAAACGCCGATTGTTCCCTCTGGTTTAGACCAGGACACGGGGGTTATCGGTGCAGCGGCATTAATACAAGCCTTATGA
- the manA gene encoding mannose-6-phosphate isomerase, class I, with amino-acid sequence MAEPLYLKPVFKERIWGGDRLRDRFNYEIPTQQTGECWGISAHPHGPCEILNGRFKGYTLDQLWTSHPELFGQDPSKEFPLLTKILDAKTDLSVQVHPNDEQAQEMEQTPFGKTECWYIIDAEPGAEIVYGHHAGTPEEFRQKVEEGKWEDLLRKIPVKPGDFFYVPSGTIHAIGGGILILETQQSSDVTYRVYDYDRRDQTGKPRELHIEPSIAVTRFPHSDPEISGKTIKREGASFTEFVRERYFTVTKVDLEGEVSFPKEAAYLLFSVLDGEGQLENGNEKYPFKKGDHFIVPATIHEFKLKGKAQLIVSHP; translated from the coding sequence ATGGCAGAGCCCTTGTATTTAAAACCTGTATTTAAAGAAAGAATATGGGGAGGAGACCGTCTCCGTGATCGATTTAATTATGAAATTCCAACCCAGCAAACAGGGGAGTGTTGGGGAATCTCTGCGCATCCTCATGGGCCGTGTGAAATTCTGAATGGCCGTTTCAAAGGCTACACACTGGATCAACTATGGACAAGTCATCCTGAACTATTCGGACAGGATCCCTCAAAAGAATTTCCGCTCTTAACGAAGATATTAGACGCGAAAACCGATTTATCCGTCCAAGTCCATCCCAACGATGAACAAGCTCAAGAAATGGAACAGACGCCTTTTGGGAAAACAGAATGCTGGTATATCATTGATGCTGAGCCTGGTGCGGAGATTGTCTATGGGCATCATGCAGGAACCCCTGAAGAATTCAGGCAGAAGGTGGAAGAAGGAAAATGGGAGGATCTGCTTCGAAAGATCCCCGTTAAACCAGGAGATTTCTTCTATGTTCCAAGCGGGACAATCCATGCGATTGGCGGCGGTATTCTCATTCTCGAAACCCAACAAAGCTCTGACGTTACTTACCGAGTCTATGATTATGACCGCAGAGATCAGACTGGAAAGCCACGCGAGCTTCATATTGAACCGTCGATTGCGGTTACACGTTTTCCGCATAGTGATCCTGAAATCTCTGGGAAGACGATAAAGAGGGAAGGGGCTAGCTTCACGGAGTTTGTGAGGGAGCGTTATTTTACTGTAACCAAAGTGGATTTGGAGGGTGAGGTGTCTTTTCCTAAGGAGGCGGCCTATCTCCTATTTAGTGTCCTGGATGGGGAGGGGCAGCTTGAAAATGGCAACGAGAAATACCCCTTTAAAAAAGGCGACCATTTCATTGTGCCCGCAACGATACATGAGTTTAAGCTAAAAGGAAAGGCACAACTGATCGTCTCTCATCCCTGA
- a CDS encoding sugar phosphate isomerase/epimerase family protein, with amino-acid sequence MKIGVIIDSFRMPLREAIRKAKEMGAEGIQMYAVSGEMAPEFLSTKARRDLLAYIKDHGLVVSAVCGDLGGHGFAIQEENPLRIERSKRILDLAKDLETDVVTTHIGVIPESPEHDRYKVLAEACDILGDYADQLGGSFAIETGPERAEVLKTFLDSLSSHGVRVNYDPANFLMVTGDDPVQGVHLLKDYIVHTHAKDGKMLKQTDPEIIYNFFAEGGIEDLRLEDYFLETPLGQGALDFARYHQALREIGYKGFLTIEREVGADPVRDIQEAIAFLKKTI; translated from the coding sequence ATGAAAATTGGGGTCATTATCGATTCCTTTCGTATGCCATTACGTGAAGCGATTAGAAAGGCTAAGGAAATGGGGGCTGAGGGCATCCAAATGTATGCCGTTTCAGGTGAAATGGCGCCAGAGTTTCTCTCGACAAAAGCTCGGCGTGACCTTCTTGCTTACATCAAGGACCATGGACTGGTGGTGTCAGCGGTTTGTGGCGATCTCGGAGGCCATGGCTTTGCTATCCAAGAAGAGAATCCCCTGCGGATTGAACGTTCTAAACGCATCTTAGACCTTGCAAAAGATTTAGAGACAGATGTCGTGACCACCCATATTGGCGTTATTCCTGAATCACCAGAACACGATCGCTACAAAGTTTTAGCAGAAGCCTGTGATATACTTGGCGATTACGCCGACCAATTGGGGGGCTCCTTTGCTATTGAAACAGGACCAGAGCGAGCGGAGGTTTTAAAAACATTTCTTGATTCCTTAAGTAGCCATGGCGTTCGAGTCAATTATGATCCCGCCAACTTTTTAATGGTAACAGGAGATGATCCGGTTCAAGGCGTCCATCTATTAAAGGACTATATTGTACACACCCATGCGAAAGATGGGAAAATGCTCAAGCAAACGGACCCTGAAATCATTTATAACTTTTTTGCTGAAGGGGGAATAGAGGACTTGCGTCTTGAAGATTATTTTCTTGAAACCCCACTAGGGCAAGGGGCTTTGGATTTTGCCCGGTATCATCAAGCACTTAGAGAGATTGGATATAAGGGCTTCCTTACGATTGAGCGGGAAGTGGGAGCCGATCCGGTCCGCGACATTCAAGAGGCAATTGCCTTTTTGAAAAAAACAATCTAA
- a CDS encoding Gfo/Idh/MocA family oxidoreductase yields MKQLNIGVIGAGSISDMHLSSYSNNPSVQLMAIADINQERAEQKAEKYGVKTIYTDYQELLENPDIEAVSICTWNNLHAEMAISALEAGKHVLVEKPLAKTVEQAMAIQEAVQKSGKTLQVGFVRRHASNTKLVKEFIDSGEFGDIYYGKASILRRLGNPGGWFSDIERSGGGPVIDLGVHIIDLLWYLMGKPKVKSVSGNTYNKLGNRKNIQNLSFYKAADYDPSKNTVEDLANALIRFENGASIMVDVSFTLHAKKDESSVKLYGEKGGAEIEPELVIVTEKFNTIINAIPQVDSLGFNFIEAFQNEINHFVEAVLSSTKTNSPVEDGVEIMKILSAIYESAAKGEEIQF; encoded by the coding sequence ATGAAACAATTAAATATCGGTGTTATTGGAGCGGGCTCCATTTCTGACATGCATTTAAGCTCTTACAGCAACAATCCATCTGTTCAGCTCATGGCCATTGCCGATATTAATCAAGAACGGGCGGAGCAAAAGGCAGAAAAATACGGTGTAAAGACGATTTATACCGATTATCAGGAGCTTCTTGAAAATCCGGACATTGAAGCCGTCAGTATTTGCACGTGGAATAATCTCCATGCTGAAATGGCGATTTCGGCTCTTGAGGCGGGAAAGCATGTCCTGGTTGAAAAGCCTCTTGCGAAAACGGTTGAACAAGCCATGGCCATTCAAGAGGCCGTGCAAAAATCAGGGAAGACTCTGCAGGTTGGCTTTGTCCGCCGCCATGCCTCGAATACGAAGCTAGTCAAGGAATTCATTGATAGCGGTGAGTTTGGCGACATTTACTACGGAAAGGCTTCGATCTTAAGACGACTTGGTAATCCGGGCGGTTGGTTCTCGGATATTGAGCGTTCCGGTGGTGGACCGGTCATTGACCTTGGCGTTCATATCATTGATCTGCTTTGGTACTTAATGGGTAAGCCAAAGGTGAAGTCCGTAAGTGGGAATACGTATAATAAACTTGGCAATCGGAAGAACATCCAGAATCTCTCTTTCTACAAAGCCGCTGACTATGACCCAAGTAAAAATACTGTTGAGGATTTGGCGAATGCCTTAATCCGTTTTGAAAATGGTGCCTCAATAATGGTCGATGTCAGCTTTACTTTGCATGCCAAGAAGGACGAATCGTCTGTCAAGCTGTACGGTGAAAAAGGCGGAGCGGAGATCGAACCTGAACTCGTCATTGTTACAGAAAAATTCAATACAATTATCAATGCCATTCCGCAAGTCGATAGCCTGGGCTTCAACTTTATTGAGGCATTCCAAAACGAAATCAATCATTTCGTTGAGGCAGTCCTTAGCAGCACCAAAACCAATTCTCCAGTAGAAGATGGCGTCGAAATCATGAAAATTCTCTCGGCCATCTACGAATCAGCAGCTAAAGGTGAAGAAATCCAATTTTAA
- a CDS encoding sugar phosphate isomerase/epimerase family protein: MKLGLSTYSLLRAMQSGEMTVLDVIQWVKEQGGEHVEIVPLGYDLVETPELIRQIKEKAAEQGLSLSNYAISASFIQEDRSEFEAEIERVKEHVDIAAELGVSRMRHDVGFLSPKEAGLARFEKDLPQIIEACQRIADYAAPKGITTSIENHGFYVQSSERVQRVIEGVNRPNFKTTLDVGNFLCVDEDPLVAVKKNLPYASIVHLKDFYYRKDGVDRRDGWFKTANGNLLRGAIVGHGDLPMVEIIKAVKEFGYDGDISIEFEGMEECRQASKMGMDLAHALWDSI, from the coding sequence ATGAAGCTTGGGTTAAGTACATACAGCTTGCTCCGAGCGATGCAGTCAGGTGAGATGACGGTCCTCGATGTGATTCAGTGGGTGAAGGAACAGGGCGGTGAGCATGTGGAGATCGTCCCTCTAGGGTATGATCTTGTAGAGACCCCAGAACTCATCCGGCAAATCAAGGAAAAAGCTGCTGAACAGGGCTTAAGTCTCTCAAACTATGCGATTAGTGCTAGTTTTATACAAGAAGACCGCTCGGAGTTCGAGGCTGAAATCGAACGGGTGAAGGAACATGTGGATATTGCCGCAGAGCTTGGGGTTTCAAGAATGAGGCATGATGTAGGCTTTCTGTCCCCGAAAGAAGCGGGGCTTGCTCGCTTTGAAAAGGACCTCCCTCAGATCATCGAAGCCTGTCAACGGATTGCGGATTACGCTGCACCTAAGGGGATTACAACGAGTATTGAGAATCACGGTTTCTACGTGCAATCCTCAGAACGGGTTCAACGCGTAATAGAAGGCGTGAACCGACCTAATTTTAAAACGACTCTAGACGTTGGTAATTTCTTATGTGTGGATGAGGACCCATTAGTAGCGGTAAAGAAGAATCTGCCCTATGCCTCTATTGTCCACCTCAAGGATTTTTATTATCGGAAAGACGGTGTGGATCGCCGTGACGGATGGTTCAAAACGGCGAACGGTAATCTTTTACGAGGCGCTATTGTAGGGCACGGAGATCTTCCTATGGTTGAGATTATTAAGGCAGTGAAAGAGTTTGGCTATGATGGGGATATTTCCATCGAATTTGAAGGGATGGAAGAATGCCGCCAAGCGTCAAAAATGGGAATGGATTTAGCGCACGCACTGTGGGACAGCATTTGA